A genomic window from Sulfurospirillum multivorans DSM 12446 includes:
- a CDS encoding polyprenyl synthetase family protein, whose protein sequence is MSSKELIAKFELFLKAKLPVVESFHPHFNQALGEMLDVGGKRFRPLLLLSVVESSQPLLVENALHVALGLEMMHTYSLIHDDLPCMDNAPLRRGHPTLHVSYDETTAVLIGDALNTHAFYLLANAPLSAEIKIKLVSILSSNSGIHGMVLGQAIDCFFEDKRLNVEELTFLHLHKTAKLIAASLVMGAVICELDKTIQEALYQFGLKLGLLFQVQDDIIDATLSSEEAGKPTHNDGHKNSFVNLLGLEDAQEVKQKLLLELDGELEKLDAALSHRLKSIVEAYFKG, encoded by the coding sequence TTGAGTTCTAAAGAGTTAATTGCAAAGTTTGAACTGTTTTTAAAAGCAAAACTCCCCGTTGTGGAGAGTTTTCACCCCCATTTTAACCAAGCATTGGGTGAAATGCTTGATGTTGGGGGAAAGCGATTTCGCCCCTTATTACTGCTCAGTGTGGTTGAAAGCTCCCAACCTCTTTTGGTTGAAAATGCTTTACATGTAGCCCTTGGTTTGGAGATGATGCATACCTATTCGCTGATTCACGATGATCTACCGTGCATGGACAATGCGCCCCTTAGGCGAGGGCACCCAACCTTACATGTAAGCTATGATGAAACCACTGCGGTGCTCATCGGAGATGCCCTCAACACCCACGCGTTTTATCTTTTAGCCAATGCTCCTCTCAGCGCTGAGATCAAGATAAAACTGGTCTCCATTCTGTCAAGCAATTCGGGAATTCATGGTATGGTTTTGGGTCAAGCCATTGACTGTTTTTTTGAAGATAAACGTTTGAATGTTGAAGAACTGACATTTTTACACCTTCACAAAACAGCCAAACTCATTGCAGCGTCGCTGGTGATGGGGGCTGTGATCTGTGAATTGGATAAAACGATTCAAGAAGCACTCTATCAATTTGGTCTAAAACTTGGGCTTTTGTTCCAAGTTCAAGATGACATCATCGATGCAACGCTCTCAAGCGAAGAGGCGGGCAAACCTACGCACAATGATGGGCATAAAAACTCATTTGTCAATTTGCTAGGATTGGAAGATGCCCAAGAGGTGAAGCAAAAACTTCTTTTGGAATTGGATGGTGAATTAGAAAAGCTTGATGCAGCTTTATCTCACAGACTCAAAAGCATTGTAGAAGCATATTTTAAAGGATAA